The DNA region AGTTACCAATAATCAGGGTGGGTTCTCTTTTTGCTGGGTTTGATTTTTCTGGGTTGGAGAAATGAACATTTTTTAGGTTTCTGGGTAGTGATGAAGAATGTTGAAGAAAGTGATGAAGATCATGAAATTTCTgagtttttaatatttttagtttttcatGCTAACGCTGTTAGTTTTTTAACTTAAACACTACAACATTTTGGGTCTACAGCAACGCCCGAAAAGCGTTTCCTAATCCCAAAAAAGCGTTGCCTTTGGTTTCGGAAACGCTTCTGCAAGTGTGGTCGTCTGAGGCGTTGCCTAAGCCTAAGAGAACGTTTTTCATAATATAGCGCAACACTTGGGGTTAAAGCGTAGCCCTTTATCTGATAGGGAAACGTTTTTCCAATTTCCCTAAGGAAACACTTTTGCGGACGTTTTCGTAAATAATTAGAGAAAAGCGTTCTCTTATGTCTTTTAGAACAGATCTTAAAGTGTAGCGGTAGCATTCGCTATACCAGAAGCGTTGCCTTTTCTACCTAAGAGAACAGTTTTTTGCAGTGAAGTTgaaaatgttcttttttttgtcaacagtTGAAAATGttctattttataaggaaattgGTCTTTTGTTGATATGGGGAGATTCATAAAAAATATTGTCATCAAATTGAATACAATTATATACTTGCTAATTAAAATAGTATTTCATTCATTGAAATGGAAATAGAGAGGGAACCCCACAGTCATCTAACAGAATTTGTCCTAGACCGCATGGACCCATATTGAGAACCATACATGATTAACAAAAGAAAGAGCATATTTTGACATAAAATCAGCAGGTTTGTTGCAATTCCTTTTAACCTGCAGCAACTGACTTGTGTAGAAATTATCAGATAGAATCTTGCAATACTCCATAACCATCTAAATCCACGTAATCCAACAAGGAGTGGAAAATTTAATCCATGTAATCCAACAAATTTAATAATCCAAACTAATAAGCTAAAGATCCAAACTAAAGATCCAAACTACAGGATCCAAATTCCACCATCAAAGTGTAGCATCATCTTCTTCCGCCATCATGCCACCATCATTTTGCTacaaacaaaatatatatacatatatatcagTCACTGTGAAGTACATAAAACATGTGTAAcaagaataaaaaatttacattCAATCAAGAAGCATAGTGAAAAATGATGGCCAAATCATCCTAATTCATTTGACAAAGAATTGAGAAAATACGTCTCGGCCGTTGCACCATGATTGTGGCCTTTCTTCTGTACAAGGGAACATGAATAGTTTACATTCAATTACCAGACttagaataagaaaataaactaGTTGTCATGTTTCAGCTTCTACTAGGCAGGCATGCCAACTGTTCAATACTAAGCAAACCAAAGTAAGAATATGGTAGGAACTAGCATCTTCATTGCTGAAAATAGTGAAATCCCTCTTGATTACAAAACACAACAACAGAACTTTGAGGATCTTCCAAGCCTCCCAATGATAAATCCATGAATATGACAAAGAGATCAAATTAGAAGAGAAAAATAGCATGCAACTCTACTTTACCTCTTGATTATTTGGAGCATGTACAGATGTAGATGAATGTAGAGGGCCATTGTCATCACTGGGGAGTAACAAGGCAGCTAAAGCATCCAAATCAACTGCGTTGTCAGTATGGTTCAGCATGGTCCgtagaagaatttgaaattttcgCTCCATGTCCTCATGCTTTGCCTCCATGTCATGCACCTTATCAGTTAAACGTTGGACTTCCTTCGCATGTTTTTTCTCAATTTCAGCTATTTCATTATTCCTTTTGAAGACACTTGGTGTCATAGTTCTCCCGTAGCATCGCACTCTCCCCGGTCTTTCGTCGCCAAACACTTGCTtaaaagcttcagaagaagatTGACCACAATTTTCAACCAAGTCATGAAGTTTTGTCTACCAAATTTAAAAGTAATGTTAGTTGAGGATATGCATAATcatattcaaaaaaataaatcaaagaaAGAAACTTACAATCACATTATTTGTTTCTTCATCcaccttttttcctttcttgctTTTACGAGTTTCAATGAAAATATCAGCTTGGGTAGGGCTCTCTCCATCCTCTTTGCTTGCACGCTGCATCAAGACAATGATTTTAGCAGAAAAGTCATACACATTTAAATGCCCACTTATTACAATGACAATGATATACCAATCTCTCCCTTATACAAGCATGCTTATAGGCCCCACTCGGTGTCTCCATTTCTGCTGTGCTATATTTCTAGCATTTTTGGCACTGATTTCCTgtgttaatattaaaaaattattacacatgaaaaaataacaaaacatcAAAGAACTGTAGGTGAACGACAACTtagaaaaaataacaaaacatcAAATAACAAAACTCGAATGATGCATTACTCCAACCATAAAGACACTTCAACAAATATAGTCGAATGGTGAACGACAACTTAGAAAAGTTTTCACAACCCGAGTACAACTCTTGCTTAGACTCTTCAACAAGATTATAGAACTTATTAGCAACTTCATTAGGGCCCTCACTAACTCCAGAGTCTCCTCGTGTCACATCAACAAATCTATCATGCAATAGTCCATCAATATCATCAATcgcatcctcatcatcatcatcatccatatCACAATCAACATCACATGGATTTATTAGCTCCTGACCATGACGAACCCAAACATCATATCCTTTTTCAAATTCATATCCTATTAAATGATCAGCTACTACTTTCCTTGTCCTCCAAAAAACATTGTGACATTTAGCACAAGGGCACAGAATTTCCACTCCTTGCGGTTTCCCTTTAGTGTATGCATAGTTTAGGAACGATTCAACACCGTTAATGTACTCTGTGCTGTATCTTGCTAGTTTCATCCATTCCTTGTCCATAATGTTTACTAAAAAGTAACAAATAAAAAGCATAACAGAGGAGTAAAAACTTATGCCACTCTCCAATTTAGTAATTATATAGAAAAGTTAACAGTATTAACAAACTTctaaaaatagtaaaaataacAGCAACTAATATATACAAGCAGCAAGCTGCAGTGCAGTGATTGTGTTGGAATCTTTCATAACTATTAGAAATATATCTCTGTTATGGTGTCTGTGAAAATTATCCCATATCTTGGTAATAAGTAGGCCTGTTAGTCAAATGATGAAAATAATAGCTTGGTCAAAAAGAATGATTatagataaataaaaaataacaatagaAGGAATATTGTTAGTGTGCAAAAGATCAAGTTAAAATAGTTGTGTGCTGCCGTGCTGGTGTTTTTTTCACCCATTACAACACTAGTGTCTTGGCTCACAGTTATACTCTGCctttatcaataaaaaaaaacttcaaagttcaaaccccCCACTTGAACACTTGAACACTTGAACTTTATTCTTATAACGTGAAGCTTTGTCTTCAGATTTTGCTTTTCCCCTAATAAACCATGTTCTGATGTTCATGTTTGTAAatatttctaaaattgattctcaagCTAGAATTAGGTAAGTTTCTGTGAATAGCTTTTagatttcaaaattgattctgatgaaagTAAAGTTGATCTAAACATGCTACATGTAGTAGATTTACAATTTGCACCTATAAGATAGATAACTTTAGTTTTGATATTTTACTGCACAATGTGTAAATTTGTTAATCCAAACTTAGAATTGATAGATTTTACAGAAGCTCATGCTgcaaaattcaaaattcaaatgaaTAGAGAGTAACATAGGAGAATTCAAACAGAAActcaaagaaacaaaaacatagTAAGATAGAGAGTGATTATCATATATGAATACAGAAGCTCATGCTGCAAAATTCAAATACATATTTTGACCAGAAATTGAATTAAAATGCTGTAAACGTGTAACTGATTCAGGTTCAGCAATGTTGACTCAGTTGAAACGAAACGAAGTTCTCATTCTCATTCACATTCTAACAAAATGGAAACGAAATTGAAAGAGGAACTGGTAAACGAACTTCTATTTCTCAATCTGACCTAGCTGAGGATCTAAtacgagagagaaagagagagagagagcttacCAGAAGTTGAACGACACAGTTCGATTGAAGCAGAATGAGACGTGAGTCAGTGCGATTGAAGCAGGTGCGGTTGAAGCAAAGAGAGGAAGATTCAGTGCGATTGAAGCAGATGCGATTGAAGCAAAGAGAGGAAGATTCAATGCGATTGAAGCAGGTTCGATTGAAGCACGAACGGAGCTTTGTCGAGGAGGATTCGATCGCGTAGAGAGAGCTCCACGACCCAGAGGAAGCAGATTCAATCGGAGGATCCATTTTCGCGCAGAGAGAGCTTAACGAGAGAGCTTCGATCAAAGAACTAGGGTTTTCACGGCGAGTGTGATGCTACGGGAGGAAGGGGAAGACGATTTTCACGGCGTAGAGAAGAGATAGGGTTTtgtctttttttatttcatgtcAAAGTTTTTTAACTTAAATCATTGAAATTAactcttttctcttttgttcaaatAACATTAGAGAACATTTTTTAGAAATTACTAGATTCCGCAACAGTTATAATCTCgtagaaaaagaaaagtgtagAAAAACGTTCTCCTTGACCTTAGGGTACACTTATTGGGGCGTTGCTGATGGACGATGTTATTGTTTAACAACCAGAGCTACGTATTTCAGAATTGTTCTCTAATGTCATCTATGGCAACGCTCTTCCATCCGTAGCAAGGAGAGGTGTTCCCGTAGACCCAAAATGTTGTAGTGAAAGatggacggaaaaccaaaatTGCTACCGTTTCACAAAGTCGGGGACCAAAAATTCGATTCTTTTAGTTTAGGGATTCATTTTGCACGAAacgcattcgtgggggaccaaaaatgcttttaacccttttttcaatttttatactCTATATCATCTTATCtctcttttatttaaaaaatctaCTCACATTCAGTCAGATGATTTTGGTTTATAAAATTCAACACCTTAACGCACTAATTTTATTAAATTCGTATTTTCTTTAAAATTTTGTGTTTGTAAATATATTAAAACAATTATTGatcaaattaaagtaaataattaAGTTCAACAATTGAGAGCATCCAAACACTAGAGGGAATCTCGAAATTTGTGCTTACTTTTCAAAGCCATTCCTTtcactttctttcctttaaatcaaactGATCCTGTATTGGAGGAGGTTTACACTAAATGAGAACAAGAAAACCCAGCCATTCCTTtcactttctttcctttaaatcaaactTCACCACTAACTTAGCCAGCGAAGATCTCAAGATGTAAGCATTTTCCATAGCCTTTTAATGTAAAATGAACATGGTGACATTTGCTGTTGAGCTGTTATCACACTAATGCCTTTGATGTAGGTCAACCCCCGGATCTGAACCCGAATCTTCACGGGAGGACGTAGCTGTACTTTACACAGCACTAATGTCTGCAATTTCAGATTTGAAAAACGACCAATGGAATCGGTTGGAATTACTTCGAGTAAAACTGGCTTCTCTCTCCAAAGATTTGGCCCACGTGTCGGAACGTATCAAGGTAATCCTGCCTATTATTGTCTCTCTGATTTTCCACCCACTACAATCCAAACTAACTCTATTTTATTCAGGAAACTATTGATGGAGTAGTAAAACTCTCAACAAGGTTCGTTAATTTAGAATCGAAGATTGTAGCAACGTGCAAGAATTTTGACGGTATGATGTCTGCTGTGTCCAGACAGAGATGTGCTCCGAAATCAGGCATCCCTTCGTCCACTACGACTCCAGGACAACCGCAGCTCCGTCTGCGAAGCCAACTGGACCTCCTGCAAAAGTTTTTCTAGCAGCTATTATTAATAAGCAAGTTAGAGGCAACTACGGATATTCTCACCTTAAACCGAATAGTTGCACTGAAATGCGTGGCCGCGTTGACACTTTGAGGCCAACTCCATCTTCAGATGACGATGTGGACAGTACTTCTGAAACTAGTCCCACGCCAAAAAAGATGTTCATAGAGCGGAGCAACACCGACGATGTAAATATTGGTGCGGAAAAGATTAAAACAACATTCACAGACCAGCCCACTGCTTTGCCGAATAAAATGAAAACCTATGCGCGGCAAAGTGTGAAAGCTGCAACCGTCCACCACCCGGACTCTGAAGTTACTTGTATGCAAACAACCAGTCCACGTAAAGTTCCACTAAATCATGGTGGGGTCCAAACAAGGGctgacaaaagaaaaaaacaagtcATGGAAAACGAAGAGGCCCTAATTCGTGGCCGGATTGATGTGTATGTTATGCCAAATGTAAGTGTAGCATCATAATCTCATTTATCCCTCATTTCGAGCACAACCTTGTGCAAATGTGTGATGTTCAGGTTTCGTTTTCAGTAAATCAAGTCTAAATTTAGACCAACATTTGACATGGGTGTTATGATGGCGGACTCGCCCTGTGTTGCTTACCTTTTTCATAGCGACCTATCAGATAGGTAAGTTTCTATAACACAATAGATTGAGCTTCTATAATTCACATCACATAAATTATCTCCATAGGATAACATAACATTGTTTACAGCGAAGATTTGCTGAGGATGGGAGAACTTGTTGCCCATAGAAAAGACTTTGAATGCTTCGTCCCATTCAACAAGATTACTGCGGATGTAGGTCTCGcgtgaaatgtttttttttaatgaattagTCATCCGAACATGAAGTGGTTATTTTCCTGTTACAGATTATTGAATGGAGCGCCATGAAGGCAACACGAATGCAACAACTAGCGTCTGAAAAAACCATTTGGCACCTGCCACCTTCTTTTACGGTTCAGTAGCTCATATTAGCTTTCATTTAGTATTTCATCggcattttaattaattaatattcgaCTAATGTTTTTCAAACAGATTGATATAAATGAAAAGATTTCTATTTTGAATCTGAAGGCCAAATACAAATCTTGGATGCCTGCTTCCCCCGCCATCAAATATGTAAGATTTAACACAAACATAACCTGAATATATTATTTGTGAAACGAtgattcttagaattgattCGTTATGTAGATATACGTTCCGATACCGGATGTGTCAACGAATCACTGGTACTTAATGGTTGTATCAATTACTGACCGAGTCATTCATCATTTGGATTCCAATATTCAAGAACACAAGATAGAGGCGCAGAGGGAAACGATGACAATCTTGGTAGAAGCAACATTAAAACAATTGGTAAAATTATCAGAATATTGAATGGGCAGTGATTAACGTCTGTATTTAAATTATTGTAGTGTAATGTAATTCGCCAACTTCTTACGCCGCCTGATTATCCTTCGGATTTTCTAGACAATGTATTTGACCAGGAGAAGTGGGAAATTACTGATGCTGCAGAGATTCCCGttactcgaaacaggtttcatttttttttcgcGGGTGTTGAAATGTTTTGTTTACCTGTGTCCATTATATAAATTTCGACCgaattcatttttatattttccagGATGGGTATGGAACATAAGTTTACTGTCAATATCCCTCCAAAGGTTAGTAAAACTATAGATG from Lotus japonicus ecotype B-129 chromosome 2, LjGifu_v1.2 includes:
- the LOC130737978 gene encoding uncharacterized protein LOC130737978 isoform X1; this translates as MDPPIESASSGSWSSLYAIESSSTKLRSCFNRTCFNRIESSSLCFNRICFNRTESSSLCFNRTCFNRTDSRLILLQSNCVVQLLRASKEDGESPTQADIFIETRKSKKGKKVDEETNNVITKLHDLVENCGQSSSEAFKQVFGDERPGRVRCYGRTMTPSVFKRNNEIAEIEKKHAKEVQRLTDKVHDMEAKHEDMERKFQILLRTMLNHTDNAVDLDALAALLLPSDDNGPLHSSTSVHAPNNQEQNDGGMMAEEDDATL
- the LOC130737978 gene encoding uncharacterized protein LOC130737978 isoform X2; translated protein: METPSGAYKHACIRERLRASKEDGESPTQADIFIETRKSKKGKKVDEETNNVITKLHDLVENCGQSSSEAFKQVFGDERPGRVRCYGRTMTPSVFKRNNEIAEIEKKHAKEVQRLTDKVHDMEAKHEDMERKFQILLRTMLNHTDNAVDLDALAALLLPSDDNGPLHSSTSVHAPNNQEQNDGGMMAEEDDATL